The Lutibacter profundi genome includes a region encoding these proteins:
- a CDS encoding 2-oxoacid:acceptor oxidoreductase family protein, translating to MTEEIIIAGFGGQGVLSMGKILAYSGIMQDEEVSWMPSYGPEMRGGTANVTVILSDERISSPYLKIFDTAIILNQQSMDKFEKTVKPGGILIYDPNGITHHPTRNDIQIFQIEGNKLASEMGNKKIFNMIVLGGFLKIKPIVKLENVIEGIKKSLPERYHHLIPLNKEAIKKGMSSINPYKVEEQLQNT from the coding sequence ATGACAGAAGAAATTATTATAGCAGGTTTTGGTGGTCAAGGTGTATTATCAATGGGTAAAATCTTAGCTTATTCTGGTATAATGCAAGATGAAGAAGTGAGTTGGATGCCTTCTTATGGCCCTGAAATGCGTGGTGGGACAGCAAATGTTACGGTTATTTTAAGTGACGAAAGAATAAGTTCTCCTTACTTAAAAATATTTGACACTGCAATTATTTTGAATCAACAGTCTATGGATAAGTTTGAAAAAACAGTTAAACCAGGAGGCATTTTAATTTATGATCCAAATGGAATTACACATCACCCAACACGAAACGACATACAAATTTTTCAAATTGAAGGAAATAAATTAGCCTCTGAAATGGGAAATAAAAAAATATTTAATATGATTGTATTGGGAGGTTTTTTAAAAATTAAACCTATAGTTAAATTAGAGAACGTTATTGAAGGTATTAAAAAATCATTACCTGAACGTTATCACCACTTGATACCATTAAATAAAGAAGCTATAAAAAAAGGAATGAGTAGTATAAACCCCTATAAAGTTGAAGAGCAACTACAGAACACTTAG
- a CDS encoding TIGR01777 family oxidoreductase encodes MYSILITGGTGLVGKHLGLLLQSKGYHVNILSRKHSEKTNVFYWNVNKNHIDAEAITNIDYIIHLAGAGIANKRWSKLRKKELIDSRVKTTNLLYQKVRELNPHLKGFIAASGIGYYGATTSSKIFTEKDENGDDFLSLICKLWEKASTKFNTLTIRTIIFRTGIVFSKNDGALQKIKKPLKLGFGSPIGSGNQFMPWIHIDDLCNMYIEAIENPKLNGIYNAVAPEHITNTFLTLELAKILKKKIWLPNIPSLVFKILFGEMSIILLKGSRVCSDKISKTEFNFRFPNLKSALLNLSK; translated from the coding sequence ATGTATTCAATTTTAATTACTGGTGGTACAGGGTTGGTGGGTAAACACCTCGGCCTTTTATTACAATCCAAAGGCTATCATGTTAATATTTTAAGTAGAAAACACAGTGAAAAAACCAATGTGTTTTATTGGAATGTAAACAAAAATCACATTGATGCCGAAGCAATTACAAACATAGATTACATTATTCATTTAGCAGGTGCAGGAATTGCAAACAAACGCTGGAGTAAATTAAGAAAAAAAGAATTAATTGATAGTAGAGTAAAAACCACAAATCTTTTATATCAAAAAGTAAGAGAATTAAATCCTCATCTAAAAGGTTTTATTGCTGCATCTGGTATAGGTTATTACGGTGCTACTACCTCCTCTAAAATTTTCACAGAAAAAGATGAGAATGGAGATGATTTTTTAAGTTTAATCTGTAAACTTTGGGAAAAGGCTTCAACTAAATTCAATACACTAACTATCAGAACTATTATTTTTAGAACTGGAATTGTATTTTCAAAGAATGATGGAGCTCTTCAAAAAATTAAAAAACCTTTAAAACTAGGGTTCGGTTCTCCAATTGGAAGTGGCAATCAATTTATGCCTTGGATACATATTGATGATTTATGTAATATGTATATTGAAGCTATTGAAAACCCTAAATTAAATGGTATTTATAACGCAGTAGCTCCCGAACACATCACAAATACATTTTTAACACTAGAACTTGCTAAAATACTTAAGAAGAAAATTTGGCTGCCAAATATACCTAGCTTAGTATTCAAAATTTTATTTGGCGAAATGTCTATAATTTTGCTGAAAGGAAGTCGTGTTTGCTCAGATAAAATATCAAAAACAGAATTTAATTTTAGGTTTCCAAACTTAAAATCTGCTCTACTTAACCTATCTAAGTAA
- the dnaK gene encoding molecular chaperone DnaK has product MSKIIGIDLGTTNSCVSVMEGNEPVVIPNAEGKRTTPSIVAFIEGGERKVGDPAKRQAVTNPLKTIYSIKRFMGNKYSESKMEADRVPYKVVKGDNDTPRVDIDGRLYTPQEISAMVLQKMKKTAEDYLGTTVSEAVITVPAYFNDAQRQATKEAGEIAGLKVSRIINEPTAAALAYGIDKKGKDEKIAVYDLGGGTFDISILEVGDGVFEVLSTNGDTHLGGDDFDQVIIDWLADEFNKEENIDLRKDPMALQRLKEAAEKAKIELSSATKTEVNLPYVTATASGPKHLVRTLTRAKFEQLSDSLVKRSMAPVEKALKDAGLTTADIDEVILVGGSTRIPIIQEDVKKYFGKEPHKGVNPDEVVAIGAAIQGGVLTGDVKDVLLLDVTPLSLGIETMGGVMTKLIDANTTIPTKKSQVFSTAVDNQPSVEIHVLQGDRAMAADNKTIGKFHLDGIPPAQRGVPQIEVTFDIDANGIIKVSASDKATGKSQEIRIEASSGLTEEEIKKMKADAEANAEADKKAKEIADKINGADSMIFQTEKQLKEFGDKLSADKKDPIEAALTELKKAHESKDVAQIDAAMEKINEAWKSASEEMYKAEQEAQTQGAPAGDAGSTESKDEGDNVEDVDFEEVKEE; this is encoded by the coding sequence ATGAGTAAAATTATAGGAATTGATTTAGGAACAACCAACTCTTGTGTTTCTGTAATGGAAGGAAATGAGCCAGTGGTAATTCCTAATGCAGAAGGTAAAAGAACTACACCATCAATTGTTGCATTTATTGAAGGTGGAGAAAGAAAAGTTGGTGATCCAGCAAAACGTCAAGCTGTTACCAATCCTTTAAAAACGATTTATTCAATAAAACGTTTTATGGGAAATAAATATTCTGAGTCTAAAATGGAAGCAGATAGAGTTCCATATAAAGTAGTTAAAGGAGATAATGATACTCCACGTGTAGATATTGATGGAAGATTATATACGCCTCAAGAAATTTCAGCTATGGTTCTTCAAAAAATGAAAAAAACAGCTGAAGATTATTTAGGAACAACTGTTAGCGAAGCGGTAATAACAGTACCAGCATATTTTAATGATGCACAGCGTCAAGCAACTAAAGAAGCAGGTGAAATTGCTGGATTAAAAGTGAGTCGTATAATAAACGAACCTACTGCAGCTGCATTAGCTTACGGGATTGATAAGAAAGGAAAAGATGAAAAAATAGCCGTTTACGATTTAGGTGGTGGTACTTTTGATATTTCAATATTAGAAGTTGGAGATGGTGTTTTTGAAGTGCTTTCTACTAATGGAGATACGCATTTAGGTGGAGATGATTTTGATCAAGTGATTATTGATTGGTTAGCAGACGAATTTAATAAAGAAGAAAATATAGATTTACGTAAAGATCCAATGGCTTTACAACGTTTAAAAGAAGCTGCTGAAAAAGCAAAGATTGAACTATCGTCAGCTACTAAAACAGAAGTTAACTTACCTTATGTTACTGCAACAGCAAGTGGGCCAAAACACTTAGTTAGAACTTTAACAAGAGCAAAATTTGAACAATTATCAGATAGTTTGGTTAAACGTTCTATGGCACCAGTTGAAAAAGCATTGAAAGATGCAGGACTTACTACTGCCGATATTGATGAAGTTATTTTAGTTGGAGGTTCAACACGTATTCCAATTATTCAAGAGGATGTGAAAAAATATTTTGGAAAAGAACCTCATAAAGGTGTAAATCCAGATGAAGTTGTAGCAATTGGAGCAGCAATTCAAGGAGGAGTTTTAACAGGTGATGTAAAAGATGTATTGTTGTTAGATGTTACTCCACTTTCATTAGGTATTGAAACTATGGGTGGTGTTATGACCAAATTGATTGATGCAAATACAACTATACCTACAAAAAAATCTCAGGTATTTTCAACTGCGGTAGATAATCAGCCATCAGTAGAAATTCACGTATTACAAGGTGATCGTGCTATGGCAGCAGATAATAAAACAATTGGTAAATTTCATTTAGATGGAATTCCACCAGCACAAAGAGGTGTTCCTCAAATTGAAGTTACTTTTGATATTGATGCTAATGGTATTATTAAGGTATCTGCGTCAGATAAAGCAACTGGGAAATCTCAAGAAATTAGAATTGAGGCTTCATCAGGTTTAACTGAGGAAGAAATTAAAAAAATGAAGGCTGATGCTGAGGCAAATGCTGAAGCTGATAAAAAAGCAAAAGAAATTGCTGATAAAATTAATGGAGCAGACTCTATGATTTTTCAAACAGAAAAACAATTAAAAGAGTTTGGTGATAAATTATCAGCTGATAAAAAAGATCCAATTGAAGCTGCGCTTACTGAGTTGAAAAAAGCTCATGAAAGTAAAGATGTTGCACAAATTGATGCTGCAATGGAAAAAATTAATGAAGCTTGGAAATCAGCTAGTGAAGAAATGTATAAAGCTGAACAAGAAGCACAAACTCAAGGAGCTCCTGCAGGTGATGCTGGTAGTACAGAATCAAAAGATGAAGGTGATAATGTTGAAGATGTAGATTTTGAAGAAGTAAAAGAAGAATAA
- a CDS encoding L-serine ammonia-lyase encodes MECISVFDMLKIGIGPSSSHTLGPWRAAERWINHLKKVNLFNNITTVKVDLYGSLSLTGKGHASDLAILLGLSGYDPEYIKTDEINSIISYIKKTKKIDFGKLNSIDFNPDTDIIFNEEFLPFHPNGITFTGFKKNVKISSDTYYSIGGGFVVRSALIHSKENIKILQTFPFPIQTAKELEVYCKKEQLKISEIVLENEKSLRTESEINCEIKRIWNVMLESMYTGCHTEGSLPGGLNVRRRAFDIHKKLIGNSVYNCSSEWIKTIRNTQVKFRQILKWVSCFALSVNEVNASLGRVVTAPTNGSAGVIPAVLMYYLVIENHKASFKHIKQFLLVAGEIGSIFKKGATISAAMGGCQAEIGVSSAMAAGALTELLGGTPEQVLMASEIAMEHHLGLTCDPIGGLVQIPCIERNAMGAIKAINAAELALESDIQHAKVPLDNVISTMWQTAKDMNAKYKETSKGGLAVSVNISDC; translated from the coding sequence ATGGAATGTATTTCTGTTTTTGATATGCTTAAAATTGGAATTGGCCCCTCTAGTTCCCATACTTTGGGACCATGGAGAGCTGCTGAAAGGTGGATTAATCATTTAAAAAAAGTAAATCTTTTTAATAATATCACCACTGTTAAAGTAGATTTGTATGGTTCTTTGTCGTTGACTGGAAAAGGGCATGCATCTGATTTGGCGATATTATTAGGGTTATCAGGATATGATCCTGAATACATTAAAACTGACGAAATAAATTCTATTATAAGTTATATTAAAAAAACTAAAAAAATTGATTTTGGAAAATTGAATAGTATTGATTTCAATCCTGATACTGACATTATATTTAATGAAGAATTTTTACCCTTTCATCCAAATGGTATAACTTTTACAGGATTTAAAAAAAATGTTAAAATATCATCTGACACCTACTATTCAATAGGAGGAGGTTTTGTTGTTCGTTCAGCTTTAATTCACTCAAAAGAAAACATTAAAATTCTCCAAACATTTCCATTTCCTATACAAACAGCTAAAGAACTGGAAGTTTATTGTAAAAAAGAACAATTAAAAATTTCAGAAATTGTATTAGAAAATGAAAAATCATTAAGAACAGAATCTGAGATTAATTGTGAAATAAAACGGATATGGAATGTAATGTTAGAAAGTATGTACACTGGCTGCCATACAGAAGGTTCACTACCTGGCGGATTGAATGTTAGACGAAGAGCATTTGATATTCATAAAAAATTAATAGGTAATTCCGTATACAATTGTTCATCTGAATGGATAAAAACTATTAGAAATACACAAGTTAAATTTCGGCAAATTTTAAAATGGGTAAGCTGTTTTGCCTTAAGTGTTAACGAGGTAAATGCTTCATTGGGAAGGGTTGTTACTGCTCCAACTAATGGAAGTGCCGGTGTAATTCCTGCCGTATTAATGTATTATCTTGTTATAGAAAATCATAAAGCAAGTTTTAAACACATTAAGCAATTTTTGTTAGTTGCAGGAGAAATAGGAAGTATTTTTAAGAAAGGTGCTACTATTTCTGCAGCTATGGGAGGCTGCCAAGCAGAAATTGGAGTTTCATCTGCAATGGCTGCAGGAGCTTTAACTGAACTTTTAGGTGGCACACCTGAACAGGTTTTAATGGCTAGTGAAATTGCAATGGAGCATCATTTAGGGTTAACTTGTGATCCCATTGGAGGTTTGGTACAAATACCCTGTATTGAGCGTAATGCTATGGGGGCAATTAAAGCTATAAACGCAGCTGAATTAGCTTTAGAATCTGATATTCAACATGCAAAAGTGCCTTTAGATAATGTAATTTCTACTATGTGGCAAACTGCAAAAGATATGAATGCGAAATACAAAGAAACTTCAAAAGGGGGCTTGGCAGTAAGTGTAAATATATCAGATTGTTAA
- a CDS encoding DUF2853 family protein: MSKFDEKIALYQGAMKDLGISFDADLFAKVTKGLGPSIYKKDAETVSGSDAKELGTVKNNFLIKKLGLSDGVKLDNAIDTVMEKMGKSNRNKYRAIVYYLLVKELGQESKY; the protein is encoded by the coding sequence ATGAGTAAATTTGATGAAAAAATAGCACTTTATCAAGGTGCAATGAAAGACTTAGGAATTAGCTTTGATGCTGATTTATTTGCTAAAGTTACTAAAGGATTAGGACCTTCTATATATAAAAAAGATGCTGAAACTGTATCTGGATCGGATGCTAAAGAATTAGGAACTGTAAAAAATAATTTTCTAATTAAAAAATTAGGACTTTCAGATGGCGTAAAATTAGATAATGCTATTGACACAGTTATGGAAAAAATGGGGAAATCTAACAGAAACAAATACAGAGCTATTGTTTACTATTTATTAGTGAAAGAACTAGGACAAGAATCTAAATATTAA
- the yaaA gene encoding peroxide stress protein YaaA, translated as MKIVISPAKSLDFQTKVPTAKFTQGIFLNEAEKLNKVLKKESPKELSELMKISPKLAELNWERNQNWQLPFSLENAKQAVFAFKGDVYLGLDAYSLLPEQIIQLQNKLRILSGQYGLLKPLDLIQPYRLEMGTKLKVGETESLYQFWGETITNALNKELVDDEVFVNLASNEYFKVVKPKLLKVPVVTPIFKDYKNEKLKIISFFAKKARGLMVRYIIDYNIEKTEDLKGFNYEGYAFDANLSSESELVFTR; from the coding sequence ATGAAAATAGTAATATCTCCTGCCAAATCACTTGATTTTCAAACAAAAGTTCCAACAGCTAAATTCACACAAGGAATTTTTTTAAATGAAGCTGAAAAATTAAATAAAGTTTTGAAAAAAGAATCTCCTAAAGAGCTATCAGAGTTAATGAAAATATCTCCAAAACTAGCAGAATTAAACTGGGAGCGAAATCAAAATTGGCAATTGCCATTTTCATTGGAAAATGCCAAACAAGCGGTATTTGCATTTAAAGGAGATGTATATTTAGGATTAGATGCGTATTCTCTTTTGCCAGAACAAATAATACAACTTCAAAATAAATTAAGAATTTTATCAGGTCAATATGGTTTACTAAAACCTTTAGATTTGATACAGCCCTATCGTTTAGAAATGGGAACAAAATTAAAAGTTGGGGAAACAGAAAGTTTATATCAATTTTGGGGTGAAACAATAACCAATGCTTTAAATAAAGAATTAGTTGATGATGAGGTATTTGTAAATTTAGCAAGTAACGAATATTTTAAGGTTGTAAAACCTAAGCTGTTAAAAGTACCAGTTGTTACACCCATTTTTAAAGATTATAAAAATGAAAAATTAAAAATAATTAGTTTTTTTGCTAAAAAAGCGAGAGGATTAATGGTTCGTTATATTATAGATTATAATATTGAGAAGACAGAAGATTTAAAAGGTTTCAATTATGAAGGTTATGCTTTTGATGCTAATTTATCTTCAGAAAGTGAATTAGTTTTTACACGATAA
- a CDS encoding CatA-like O-acetyltransferase encodes MKEFDVDNWYRKSQYQFFKTYKDPFFNITSNLDVTNLYNYCKKNQLSFSLACIFIAVKCVNQIEEFKLRIYNNKVVKFDEINIGSTVLNDDNTFSFCYFNAEKSLEIFVERGKKVIENHQKGIDFNPALNALDLVHCSTLPWISFTGFKHARKGDEGEKGIPKLVFGKFFKDGDRKKIAFSVEVHHALMDGYHVALLLEKMENYIQNL; translated from the coding sequence ATGAAAGAGTTTGATGTTGATAATTGGTATCGTAAATCGCAATATCAATTTTTTAAAACGTATAAAGACCCCTTTTTTAATATTACTTCAAATTTAGATGTTACAAACCTGTATAACTATTGTAAGAAAAATCAATTATCATTTTCATTAGCCTGTATATTTATAGCCGTAAAATGTGTAAACCAAATTGAAGAATTCAAATTAAGAATTTACAATAATAAAGTTGTTAAATTTGATGAAATTAATATTGGCTCTACAGTTTTAAATGATGATAATACCTTCTCCTTTTGTTATTTTAACGCTGAAAAATCTCTAGAAATATTTGTTGAAAGAGGGAAAAAAGTAATTGAAAATCACCAAAAAGGAATAGATTTTAATCCCGCATTAAATGCTTTAGATTTAGTACATTGTTCAACATTACCATGGATATCATTTACCGGATTTAAGCATGCAAGGAAAGGAGATGAAGGGGAAAAAGGAATTCCGAAATTAGTTTTTGGGAAATTTTTTAAGGATGGAGATAGAAAAAAAATAGCTTTTTCTGTTGAAGTTCACCATGCTCTAATGGATGGTTATCATGTTGCGTTACTTCTAGAAAAAATGGAAAACTACATTCAAAACTTATAA
- a CDS encoding RluA family pseudouridine synthase, with product MNTEEPQQEEFYEHFRYVANDGQEPLRVDKFLMNFIENTTRNKIQLAAKAGNVLVNEIPVKSNYKVKPKDIVRVVLAHPPHENLLVAENIPLDILFEDDQVLVVNKPAGMVVHPGHGNYSGTLVNGLIYHIENLPNNSNERPGLVHRIDKDTSGLLVIAKTEYAMAHLSKQFFDRTTERLYYALVWGSIDEDEGTIEGNIGRSLKNRLQMSVFPNGEFGKHAVTHYKVLERFSYVTLVQCKLETGRTHQIRAHFKHIGHTLFNDERYGGNEILKGTTFTKYKQFVDNCFKILPRQALHAKTLGFEHPITKKFIQFNSEIPEDMRQCIEKWRNYTINQKD from the coding sequence ATGAATACTGAAGAACCACAACAAGAAGAATTTTATGAGCACTTTAGATATGTTGCAAATGATGGGCAAGAACCATTGCGTGTTGACAAATTTTTAATGAATTTTATTGAAAATACAACTAGAAATAAAATTCAACTAGCAGCAAAAGCAGGGAATGTTTTGGTAAATGAGATTCCTGTAAAATCTAATTATAAAGTAAAACCAAAAGATATAGTACGTGTTGTTTTGGCACATCCGCCTCATGAAAATTTATTAGTTGCAGAAAATATTCCATTAGATATTTTATTTGAAGATGACCAAGTATTGGTAGTTAATAAACCTGCCGGAATGGTTGTACATCCCGGTCATGGTAATTACTCTGGTACATTGGTAAATGGATTGATTTATCATATTGAAAATTTACCTAATAATTCTAATGAACGCCCTGGTTTAGTTCATAGAATTGATAAAGATACCAGTGGTTTGTTAGTGATTGCAAAAACAGAATATGCTATGGCTCATTTGTCAAAACAATTTTTTGACAGAACTACGGAAAGATTGTACTACGCATTAGTTTGGGGAAGTATTGATGAAGACGAAGGAACTATTGAAGGAAATATAGGAAGAAGTTTAAAAAATAGGTTGCAAATGAGTGTTTTTCCAAATGGTGAATTTGGAAAACATGCAGTAACACATTATAAAGTTTTAGAACGTTTTAGTTATGTTACGTTAGTGCAATGCAAATTAGAGACAGGAAGAACTCATCAAATTAGAGCTCATTTTAAACATATTGGTCATACTTTATTTAATGATGAGCGCTATGGAGGAAATGAAATTTTAAAAGGAACAACTTTCACAAAATACAAGCAGTTTGTTGATAATTGCTTTAAAATTTTGCCACGACAAGCATTACACGCAAAAACACTAGGATTTGAGCATCCAATAACTAAAAAATTTATACAATTTAATTCTGAAATTCCAGAAGATATGAGGCAATGCATTGAAAAATGGAGGAATTATACTATAAATCAAAAAGATTAA
- a CDS encoding PASTA domain-containing protein — protein sequence MSLFQFLKSKLFLKQLVIAVLSIAVLIFVMMKWLTMITNHNQKIEVPNLEKMSLEKVETKLQELDLNYVVVDSASYNPNYPKKSVIEQSPSVGDFVKENRKIYLTLNPSGYANVEIPDLYGKTKRQATSQLLAIGFKISPKAMYVSDIAKDVIRGLRFKGKELKAGDKIPKNSVINLKLGDGRGTGRYIQNMKREN from the coding sequence ATGAGTCTATTTCAATTTTTAAAATCTAAACTATTTTTAAAGCAACTAGTGATTGCAGTTTTGAGTATAGCTGTGTTAATTTTTGTGATGATGAAATGGTTAACGATGATAACAAATCACAACCAAAAAATTGAAGTACCCAATTTAGAGAAAATGAGTTTGGAGAAGGTTGAAACTAAGTTGCAAGAACTCGATTTAAATTATGTAGTTGTTGATTCTGCAAGTTATAATCCTAATTACCCTAAAAAATCAGTTATTGAACAGAGCCCTAGTGTAGGTGATTTTGTAAAAGAAAATAGAAAAATATACTTAACCTTAAATCCATCAGGATATGCAAATGTTGAAATTCCAGATTTATATGGAAAAACAAAAAGGCAGGCAACATCACAATTATTAGCAATTGGATTTAAAATTAGCCCAAAAGCAATGTATGTTTCAGACATAGCTAAAGATGTAATTAGAGGATTAAGATTTAAAGGGAAAGAATTAAAGGCTGGAGATAAAATACCTAAAAACTCAGTAATCAATTTAAAATTAGGTGATGGTAGAGGTACAGGGAGATATATACAAAATATGAAGAGAGAAAATTAA